From Triticum aestivum cultivar Chinese Spring chromosome 4A, IWGSC CS RefSeq v2.1, whole genome shotgun sequence, a single genomic window includes:
- the LOC123086654 gene encoding cleavage stimulating factor 64 (The sequence of the model RefSeq protein was modified relative to this genomic sequence to represent the inferred CDS: added 43 bases not found in genome assembly): MAAAPAGPQNRCVFVGNIPYDATEELLVQICEEVGPVVSFRLVVDKETGKPKGYGFCEYKDEETALSARRNLQGHDVNGRQLRVDFAENGRNTDRNREKGRGGPGMSSTVDAQKQLTTTPAVGDTSLHQLIGLPPAIHAASVMAGVLGGAQTANVQNGLPVQFGLGNDPLTHYLARMSRHQLYEIMSELKTLTTQNNDLAKKLLQGIPQLPKALFQAQIMLGLVTPQMMQMAKSQQPSSSLAQSSHLNESFPQPDDVLPIVHKPPPNPNVMQEQTALLHNFPQYQHSSQPPVKMFPHGHQSGVLAHPPMLPQPFGTSSSVPTQPLVTSGGLISQVQPSFLTQHPRPPVMPTNVQQLPLTNPHLPQVAAEPEIFPKEIRLPDRASHQAELDHPSKLRKLEDGTLTPGIVNNSPAVYTAPSQVIPTGPSGSYSSGAVNFQQPENEAPQLTQDDESALLQQVLQLTPEQLSSLPVEQQQQVIQLQKMLSAGK, translated from the exons TTGGGAACATTCCATACGATGCGACGGAGGAGCTGCTCGTGCAGATATGCGAGGAAGTCGGGCCCGTGGTCTCCTTCAG ACTGGTTGTTGATAAGGAAACCGGAAAGCCGAAAGGTTATGGATTTTGTGAATACAAGGATGAAGAGACAGCTCTAAGTGCACGCCGGAACCTTCAGGGTCATGATGTTAATGGTCGTCAGTTACGTGTTGATTTTGCTGAAAATGGGAGGAACACTGACAGAAATAGAGAAAAG GGTCGTGGAGGACCAGGAATGTCATCTACTGTTG ATGCTCAGAAACAATTAACCACAACTCCCGCTGTAGGGGACACCAGCCTTCATCAGCTTATTGGTCTTCCACCGGCAATACATGCTGCATCTGTGATGGCTGGCGTTCTTGGGGGAGCTCAAACTGCAAATGTACAAAATGGTTTACCTGTCCAATTTGGGCTTGGAAATGACCCTCTTACCCATTACTTGGCCAGGATGTCAAGGCATCAGTTGTATGAAATCATGTCTGAGTTGAAG ACCCTAACTACTCAAAATAACGACCTTGCCAAAAAACTGCTGCAAGGAATTCCACAGCTTCCAAAGGCCCTATTTCAG GCACAGATAATGCTCGGGCTGGTGACACCTCAGATG ATGCAGATGGCTAAGAGCCAACAACCCTCTAGTTCGTTGGCACAATCTTCTCACCTCAATGAATCATTTCCGCAGCCAGATGATGTGTTACCAATTGTTCATAAACCTCCACCAAACCCTAATGTCATGCAGGAACAAACTGCACTGCTGCATAACTTTCCTCAGTATCAGCATTCATCTCAGCCCCCAGTCAAAATGTTTCCGCATGGACATCAGTCTGGGGTGCTGGCACACCCTCCAATGCTACCTCAGCCCTTCGGCACCTCTTCCAGTGTTCCTACTCAACCCCTTGTAACCTCAGGAGGCTTGATATCACAAGTTCAGCCTTCATTTTTGACACAGCACCCTAGACCACCAGTTATGCCAACTAATGTACAGCAACTACCCTTGACCAATCCTCATCTCCCCCAG GTTGCTGCTGAACCTGAGATATTTCCGAAGGAAATAAGATTGCCTGATCGAGCTAGTCATCAGGCAGAGTTAGACCATCCATCGAAACTGAGAAAATTGGAGGACGGAACATTGACGCCAGGAATTGTAAACAATAGTCCTGCTGTTTATACTGCTCCATCGCAGGTCATCCCTACTGGACCATCAGGGAGCTATAGTTCTGGTGCTGTTAACTTTCAGCAACCAGAGAATGAAGCGCCTCAG CTCACACAGGACGACGAGTCAGCCCTTCTGCAGCAAGTCTTACAACTGACACCTGAGCAGCTGAGTTCATTGCcagtggagcagcagcagcaggtgatACAGCTTCAGAAGATGCTATCAGCTGGTAAATAG